A single region of the Anaerostipes rhamnosivorans genome encodes:
- a CDS encoding DMT family transporter, with translation MDQKTKMKFGKAALFGSALIWGSSFFIMKNTIANIPENFLLATRFLVGALLLCIFFHKRLGNINKSYLKIGFVLGSFWFWAYWFQTEGLYHTTPGKNAFLTAIYCVIVPFVAWAWQKKRPTKQNFLAALICITGIGLISLNGSLSIGIGDALTLAGGLLFSLHIAYLGMKSGEKDPVLLTIVQFLFAGLWGAVLSLFTEDLSAIHWTFGQAGSLAYLVIMCTAVAVTFQSVGQSHVNSSSASLILSLESVFGVLFSVIFYGEKATLKILAGFALVMAAILLSETDFGRKSRRKKVINKKTANVV, from the coding sequence ATGGATCAAAAAACAAAAATGAAGTTCGGCAAGGCAGCATTGTTTGGTTCTGCACTGATATGGGGCAGTTCCTTTTTTATTATGAAAAATACCATTGCCAATATACCAGAAAACTTTCTGCTTGCCACTAGATTTTTAGTGGGGGCATTGTTACTGTGTATTTTTTTCCATAAGAGGCTGGGGAACATAAATAAAAGTTATTTGAAAATCGGATTTGTACTGGGAAGTTTCTGGTTTTGGGCTTATTGGTTTCAGACAGAAGGGCTGTATCACACAACACCCGGGAAAAATGCATTTTTAACAGCTATCTACTGTGTGATTGTGCCTTTTGTGGCATGGGCCTGGCAGAAAAAAAGGCCCACAAAACAAAACTTTCTGGCGGCATTGATCTGTATCACCGGTATCGGGCTGATATCTCTCAATGGCAGTTTAAGCATTGGAATAGGTGACGCGCTGACCTTAGCGGGCGGCCTTTTGTTTTCTCTCCATATCGCTTATCTGGGAATGAAGAGTGGGGAAAAAGATCCTGTGCTGCTTACAATCGTACAGTTTTTATTTGCGGGGCTGTGGGGAGCAGTGCTGTCCTTGTTTACTGAGGATCTCAGTGCCATCCACTGGACTTTTGGGCAGGCGGGAAGCCTGGCCTATCTGGTCATCATGTGTACGGCTGTGGCAGTAACCTTTCAGAGCGTGGGACAGAGCCATGTGAATTCTTCCTCCGCTTCCCTGATCCTGAGTCTGGAGTCTGTATTCGGGGTGCTTTTCAGCGTGATTTTTTACGGAGAAAAGGCCACGTTAAAGATTTTGGCCGGTTTTGCGCTGGTGATGGCCGCAATTTTGCTCTCAGAGACAGATTTCGGCAGGAAGTCCAGACGAAAAAAAGTTATAAATAAGAAAACGGCAAATGTGGTATAA
- a CDS encoding insulinase family protein, with amino-acid sequence MIKNYELVKEEQIKELNGTGYVYRHKKTGARVVVISNEDDNKVFQIGFKTPPKDDTGVPHIMEHSVLCGSREFPLKDPFVELVKGSLNTFLNAMTYPDKTVYPVASCNDKDFFNLMHVYLDAVFYPNIYTKPEILKQEGWHYSLESEDAPVTYNGVVYNEMKGVFSSPDQQLARLIQKSLLSDTPYGFESGGDPEAIPELSYEQFLDFHRTYYHPSNSYIYLYGDMDPEEYLEFIDEHYLSDFDKKQVDTSWEPQKAFSEVKRVEEVYPVSEQDGTENKTFLSYNAVIGTSLDKELYIAFQILDRALFSMQGAPVKKALMEAGIAKDISSSYDNGIEQPVFSVVAQEADEKKEEEFVRIIEEMLQKISEEGIQRRSLEAALNYYEFQYKEANFGRFPKGLMYGLQMYDSWLYDDDEPFMHVKTNEVFAFLREQLDGSYFTDLIKTYLLSNTHKSIVVLKPEKGLQTRKDQKTAEQLREFKESLLEEELRQLVKSTKELKEYQEAATPKEDLEKIPLLDIKDIKKEIRPLCNEEVLVDGVKIIWHPYFTNQICYLKMVFDMSRVPARLVPYVSLMSEVFRSVDTKKHSYFELGNEIGIETGGMVTTMDVLPDGTDGVKSYFVIRTKCFYENADKAFELMEEILFDSKLDDKKRLKEIIGQIYTNMKTDLAQAGHKTASNRAMSYFSPYARYKEQIQGVSMFEFVKDWYESFEQESDKIADNMKEACRYIFRKENLMVSYTGKEKKPSFMEDAMHQFTGRMFTEDLPEEETKILPENMEEGFATAGGVQYVACAGNFATKGYEYTGALNVLQVIFSYEYLWLNIRVKGGAYGCMCSFMPQGDSMFVSYRDPNLLETYQVFENAADFVEHFDIDDRDMVKYIIGTISNMDTPLEPDDLGERSFQAYLLGRTEAELQKYRDQVLSCDQETIRSLAPYVRCVVDAGNNCTIGNEDKLEEAKDKFKEIRHVF; translated from the coding sequence ATGATAAAGAATTATGAGTTGGTAAAAGAAGAACAGATCAAAGAGCTGAATGGAACAGGCTATGTATACCGCCACAAAAAGACGGGGGCCAGAGTGGTAGTGATCTCCAATGAGGACGATAACAAGGTATTCCAGATTGGATTTAAGACACCGCCAAAGGATGATACCGGGGTTCCGCATATTATGGAGCACTCCGTGCTCTGCGGGTCCAGAGAATTTCCTTTAAAAGATCCGTTTGTGGAGCTGGTGAAAGGATCCCTGAACACATTTTTGAATGCCATGACGTATCCGGATAAGACGGTATATCCGGTGGCAAGCTGTAACGATAAAGATTTTTTCAACCTGATGCACGTCTATCTGGATGCGGTCTTTTATCCGAACATTTATACAAAACCGGAGATCTTAAAGCAGGAAGGGTGGCATTATTCTCTTGAGTCAGAAGATGCGCCTGTAACCTACAACGGTGTTGTATATAATGAGATGAAGGGTGTATTTTCTTCCCCGGACCAGCAGCTTGCGCGTCTCATCCAGAAGTCACTGCTTTCTGACACTCCGTATGGATTTGAGTCAGGAGGAGATCCGGAAGCGATCCCTGAGCTCAGCTATGAGCAGTTCCTGGATTTTCACAGAACCTACTACCATCCTTCCAACAGCTATATCTATCTGTATGGGGATATGGACCCAGAGGAATATCTGGAGTTTATCGATGAGCATTATCTTTCTGACTTTGATAAAAAGCAGGTAGACACCTCATGGGAGCCCCAAAAAGCTTTCAGCGAAGTGAAACGTGTGGAGGAAGTGTATCCGGTCAGTGAACAGGATGGGACGGAGAATAAAACGTTCCTTTCTTATAATGCAGTCATAGGCACAAGTCTTGACAAAGAGCTGTATATTGCTTTTCAGATTCTTGACCGGGCGTTGTTTTCCATGCAGGGAGCACCTGTAAAAAAGGCTTTGATGGAAGCAGGAATCGCAAAGGATATCAGCAGTTCTTACGACAACGGTATTGAGCAGCCTGTCTTTTCTGTGGTAGCCCAGGAGGCAGATGAGAAAAAAGAAGAGGAATTTGTGCGCATCATCGAGGAGATGCTTCAAAAAATCTCTGAGGAAGGAATACAGAGACGCAGTCTGGAGGCGGCGCTGAATTATTATGAATTCCAATACAAGGAGGCCAACTTCGGGAGATTTCCAAAGGGACTCATGTATGGGCTTCAGATGTACGACAGCTGGCTCTACGACGATGATGAGCCGTTTATGCATGTAAAGACCAACGAGGTGTTTGCATTTTTAAGAGAGCAGCTGGACGGAAGCTATTTCACCGACTTGATCAAAACCTATCTGTTGTCAAATACACATAAATCCATCGTTGTGCTGAAACCGGAAAAGGGACTTCAGACCAGGAAGGACCAAAAGACAGCAGAGCAGCTCAGGGAATTCAAGGAGAGCCTGTTAGAAGAAGAACTCAGGCAGCTGGTAAAATCAACTAAAGAATTGAAAGAATATCAGGAGGCAGCGACTCCGAAAGAGGATCTGGAGAAAATACCGCTTCTGGATATTAAAGATATTAAGAAGGAAATCCGCCCTCTGTGCAACGAAGAAGTACTGGTGGATGGAGTCAAGATCATCTGGCACCCATACTTTACCAACCAGATCTGCTATCTGAAGATGGTATTTGATATGTCCAGGGTTCCAGCCAGACTGGTACCTTATGTGTCTCTCATGTCAGAAGTGTTCAGAAGCGTAGATACCAAAAAACACAGTTATTTTGAGCTGGGCAATGAGATCGGCATTGAGACAGGAGGCATGGTGACAACCATGGATGTTCTTCCTGACGGTACTGATGGGGTGAAAAGCTATTTTGTCATCAGGACAAAGTGCTTCTACGAAAATGCTGATAAAGCCTTTGAGCTGATGGAGGAGATCCTGTTTGACAGTAAACTGGACGACAAAAAACGTCTCAAGGAGATCATCGGGCAGATCTACACCAATATGAAGACCGATCTTGCTCAGGCAGGACACAAAACAGCTTCCAACCGGGCTATGTCCTATTTTTCTCCTTATGCAAGGTATAAAGAGCAGATCCAGGGTGTTTCCATGTTTGAATTTGTGAAAGACTGGTACGAATCCTTTGAACAGGAGAGCGATAAGATCGCAGATAACATGAAAGAAGCATGCAGATATATTTTCCGAAAGGAAAATCTTATGGTCAGTTATACTGGAAAAGAGAAAAAGCCGTCTTTCATGGAAGATGCTATGCATCAGTTTACAGGGCGTATGTTTACAGAAGACCTTCCGGAAGAAGAGACAAAGATTCTGCCGGAGAACATGGAGGAGGGATTCGCCACGGCAGGAGGAGTACAGTATGTAGCCTGTGCAGGAAACTTTGCCACAAAGGGTTATGAGTATACGGGAGCGCTCAATGTGTTACAGGTCATCTTTTCCTATGAGTATCTCTGGCTTAATATCCGGGTCAAAGGAGGAGCTTACGGCTGTATGTGCAGCTTTATGCCTCAGGGAGACAGTATGTTTGTCTCCTACAGAGACCCAAATCTCTTAGAGACCTATCAGGTGTTTGAGAATGCGGCGGATTTTGTAGAGCATTTTGATATTGATGACCGTGACATGGTGAAATATATCATCGGAACCATCAGCAACATGGATACTCCGCTGGAACCGGATGATCTGGGAGAGAGAAGCTTCCAGGCATATCTGCTGGGAAGGACAGAAGCAGAGCTTCAGAAGTACCGGGACCAGGTGCTTTCCTGTGATCAGGAAACGATTCGTTCTCTGGCGCCGTATGTGCGCTGTGTGGTGGATGCAGGAAATAACTGCACCATCGGAAATGAAGACAAACTAGAAGAAGCAAAGGATAAATTTAAGGAAATCAGACACGTATTTTAG